One Plasmodium cynomolgi strain B DNA, chromosome 2, whole genome shotgun sequence genomic window carries:
- a CDS encoding hypothetical protein (putative), giving the protein MKLPFGIALSVLLLLGLICAKDNPIKPHSRDKYRNKFRKKHKIPTLSNDSDRNFLQMKGAHIYNPSLAYRDLFDNNSLGTSTIYYNRLMWGAVIFLFMFILVSSIGVFLYVNNLESNAPKKRHVKNATNYYVVNPTVPYV; this is encoded by the exons ATGAAGCTGCCTTTCGGAATTGCCCTGTCGGTTCTGCTCCTCCTGGGGCTAATCTGCGCAAAGGATAACCCCATCAAGCCGCACAGTAGAGACAAGTACAGAAAtaaatttcgtaaaaaacacaaaatacCCACCTTAAGTAACGACTCGGATCGGAATTTCCTACAGATGAAGGGTGCACACATTTACAACCCCTCCTTAGCGTACAGAG ACCTATTCGACAACAACTCATTGGGAACGTCCACCATTTACTACAACCGCCTCATGTGGGGGGCCGTTATCTTCCTGTTCATGTTTATACTGGTGAGCAGCATAGGAGTGTTTCTTTATGTGAACAACTTGGAGAGCAACGCACCGAAGAAGAGACACGTGAAGAACGCCACAAACTACTACGTCGTCAATCCGACCGTGCCCTACGTTTAG
- a CDS encoding transporter (putative), whose product MKDTRGNRCLAFLKGLRLETDPNLPGAKQKTPFNISRLSLLIITVIYTATSACIYFDWSAIRNLLLSVGKYKNLNVGEYTDITLTPQYKRINNLYPTTLAIHFTMSVFCGFLYDHIGPKFTAMIGQMCNIISWILLSIDSTTVDTTLMSFVFLGLGADTAFIPVLTISNLYPDASTFILTVVGAAASLSYAVPATLNLIYRKYPSTPFAYICYGYILVILVPCLLPFKGLDYYIEKDPSRKSCTEGDGQDGRRDRKTVTSQTNDEVDVEMQPFDTEHLGASKGRNGNESNTPSTRGNTPNSGKHSRGKNTSGSNRKSVSSKGGGSTIQGVQKDQEKSSSKGLIEEGSDFHKKSISLFFKILLTYPAICIIVYFILFNISTVFYGMVTDTYFSYDRSIINIINILMPISCVPCIIFGRFINKYGSAIIIILMNAFSALMHLTALIKHRVAGLVSAFLYMCVTSIYTSQIYCFIQNSFPSVVFGKLLGFASLCGGLFSLLCENLYDQIVSKDGKSVDPTNVVLLLVITFIIMFLPLTVLYFRKYERSIENLHQEGASSQSSARA is encoded by the exons ATGAAGGACACACGGGGGAACCGCTGCCTGGCCTTCCTTAAGGGGCTGCGACTCGAAACGGACCCGAACTTACCGGGTGCCAAGCAAAAAACGCCATTCAACATAAGCAGATTATCGCTGCTAATAATCACCGTGATCTACACAGCGACCTCCGCATGCATCTACTTCGACTGGAGCGCAATTCGAAATTTGTTGCTCAGCGTGGGGAAGTATAAGAACCTCAACGTGGGCGAGTACACAGATATTACCCTCACCCCTCAGTACAAGCGAATAAACAACCTCTACCCGACAACGCTAGCCATACATTTTACCATGTCCGTTTTCTGTGGATTTTTATATGACCACATTGGTCCCAAATTTACAGCCATGATTGGACAGATGTGCAACATAATATCATGGATTTTGTTGTCAATCGACTCAACCACAGTGGATACAACTCTCATGAGTTTTGTGTTCCTTGGGTTAGGTGCAGACACTGCCTTCATCCCCGTGTTAACAATTTCGAATCTATATCCTGATGCCTCTACCTTCATCCTAACCGTCGTAGGAGCAGCTGCATCGTTAAGTTACGCCGTCCCAGCCACACTTAACTTGATTTACCGCAAATACCCCTCCACGCCATTTGCATACATTTGCTACGGGTACATCCTTGTGATCCTGGTGCCATGCTTATTA CCATTCAAGGGGTTAGATTACTACATTGAAAAGGATCCAAGCAGAAAGAGCTGTACAGAAGGAGATGGCCAAGATGGACGTAGGGATAGAAAAACTGTTACTAGCCAAACGAATGACGAAGTTGATGTGGAGATGCAACCATTCGATACTGAACACTTGGGAGCTTCCAAAGGGAGAAATGGTAATGAAAGTAATACCCCCTCTACAAGGGGAAACACACCAAATAGTGGCAAACAttcaaggggaaaaaatacgaGTGGATCGAATAGAAAAAGTGTGAGCAgtaaaggaggaggaagtacAATCCAAGGGGTGCAAAAAGATCAAGAAAAGAGTTCTTCGAAAGGTTTAATTGAAGAAGGTTCAGATTTCCATAAAAAGAGCATCTCCCTATTTTTCAAGATACTCCTGACTTACCCAGCCATCTGTATTATTGTATACTTTATCCTATTCAATATATCAACAGTCTTCTACGGAATGGTCACGGATACCTATTTTAGTTACGATCGAtctattattaatataattaatatctTGATGCCCATTTCTTGTGTCCCTTGTATCATATTTGGGAGATTTATAAACAAATATGGATCAgctataataataattttgatgAATGCTTTTTCTGCACTGATGCATTTGACAGCATTGATCAAACATCGAGTGGCTGGACTTGTGTCTGCCTTCCTTTACATGTGTGTCACGAGTATTTACACAAGTCAGATTTATTGCTTTATTCAGAACTCCTTTCCGTCTGTTGTTTTTGGGAAGCTTCTTGGATTCGCCAGCCTTTGTGGAGGTCTCTTTTCTCTACTGTGTGAAAATCTTTACGATCAGATTGTGAGCAAGGACGGGAAAAGCGTGGACCCCACCAACGTCGTACTCTTGCTCGTCATCACCTTCATCATTATGTTCCTCCCGCTCACCGTTTTGTACTTCCGAAAGTATGAGCGATCCATTGAGAACCTGCACCAGGAGGGGGCCTCGTCACAGAGCTCGGCGCGCGCCTGA
- a CDS encoding hypothetical protein (putative): protein MNHTFTFETNLNDIFAGDDIAKSEKSCDYCLKRKRVCRCDTIRRELGSEDAAEIAELQERKRYYDEICDKIVDKYKDVVNRFEYDKDIVSYIKKNKINDEVECEDWIYFYELLKERKIVEKCIDTKSSREEPLTLNSFHFDEEANFISSLNYYLKVHKLHHVIHNWMGMSVNPFDEYASGGGHHAGMGDSCDGGGSGGDGGGGAGGGGYGGNGNGVSAYGGASDQAHAKREWQSGSTHVGQADGEDNRGRDTLTPIALEKEKKFHPLYYYLYMQENEKWISGLNNSGSIIHPENITHVWNQTVRESNKKVKLFRLITANSVSTDDVMNYCKKEKKNQHMMEQNSHAARIRSISQLVCALGMVDIGGCFIMKIKLFFDNFLLSVFSILAICFKKLEVYRPSCCHLRNVVFLVGVHFNGITSIFLSSLNNWVQGAQREIASLPGEGSQLAKQGTLAAQGMSAAQSTIAAQSMSAAQSTIAAQGRNTPDDAAGGVKTGGSFRGKSIIPRKWINKNFFREYQKCIHHFVDYLIYYLKKCINVSNTNLMKKNIENTKRMYLSQFFEEHRLVDIRKKDKLLFRLLDDLYLDQGRIIPRVYHAGGEDGADQADRADRADRADHANRADRADHANRADHPNHANQLDGTDERDVLCEGDRRGCFTDFPYAGAPFSKKELQKLRSSLQLPPQAGRERGIFFEGTGESNETRENISNGVFSNRGGNVHKYRKQITALLRRIDFKGDKTSSRKRRASRINRVDGTPGGLFQLDEDLIRKRVFSVDKTLLERHESEFEGLLKKQAYFTNKNWFRCYLQKDAYDFVNPFYLGKELYRDILLSRNHIYYNNCDVEMNSLKQILKRYEPVCSSYVMDGQELCCSVIDCLFVLRNCAHVDLTEDSSLLRTFLVISGDASSSVFSFFSKFGTGSRVQLQGWDSQVGVSGEGSGEGGDSVRGNGSDSAGPRDGAPLLNVQELYQKKTPYKYFSEILKDKLEDQKNVCSLVFIDLNTQLFQNYVHVVEKEIKTKNYFVSSLIISFNYLQKGGSLIIHLSSAMTFFTAGLLYILVCAFERVDFFLPPSCDDLELGFYIYCDTFGGNYVYRHYVQFLWEALICNQYVEEKVPCSATTVSVNPGGEEVSTMKKKKKGDVYLSVPLFFLMNRNLVNLLKRFNSFYFSHHLNICMQFLREPKFFYHNRTLIKCLVTHFFRAYVLPEELGRSFGRVFKSVSIHCDEDGSDLLDSGEDGSDLLDSGEDGSGLLDSGEDGSDLLDSGEEVKLGRNQKKNRQKVRGTTGRSRSLSRSRSSGGSGDERVANEESELHRSSSESNYSLAFEYKNIPSEISVSETAWGDSS from the exons ATGAACCACACATTTACCTTCGAGACAAACCTGAACGATATATTCGCTGGGGATGACATCGCGAAGTCCGAGAAGAGCTGCGACTACTGCTTGAAGCGGAAGCGCGTGTGCAGATGCGACACCATCAGGAGGGAGCTGGGCAG cgaAGACGCAGCCGAGATAGCAGAGCTGCAGGAGCGGAAAAGGTACTACGACGAAATTTGCGACAAAATTGTGGACAAATACAAAGACGTGGTGAACCGGTTCGAGTACGACAAGGACATCGTGTCgtacataaagaaaaataaaattaacgaTGAAGTAGAATGCGAAGATTGGATCTATTTTTACGAGCTGctgaaggagaggaagataGTGGAAAAGTGCATCGACACCAAGTCCAGCAGGGAGGAACCGTTAACTTTGAAcagttttcattttgatgAGGAGGCAAATTTCATAAGCTCTTTAAACTACTACCTCAAGGTCCACAAGCTCCACCATGTGATTCATAATTGGATGGGCATGAGTGTGAACCCCTTCGATGAGTACGCGTCTGGGGGGGGGCACCACGCTGGAATGGGTGATAGCTGCGATGGAGGTGGTAGCGGTGGCGATGGCGGCGGTGGCGCAGGCGGTGGTGGCTATGGCGGAAATGGCAACGGTGTGAGTGCCTATGGGGGTGCCTCTGATCAGGCGCATGCAAAGCGGGAGTGGCAATCCGGTTCAACCCACGTAGGACAAGCGGACGGAGAGGATAACCGCGGGAGGGATACCCTAACGCCGATAGCATtggagaaagagaaaaaattccaccCACTGTATTACTACCTCTACATGcaagaaaatgagaaatggATTTCAGGGCTGAACAACTCGGGGAGCATTATCCATCCAGAAAATATAACTCATGTATGGAATCAAACGGTGAGAGAGAgtaacaaaaaggtgaagctgTTTCGATTAATAACAGCAAATAGTGTAAGCACAGATGACGTGATGAACTactgcaaaaaggagaagaagaaccaACACATGATGGAACAGAACAGCCATGCTGCAAGAATTAGGAGCATTAGTCAGTTAGTGTGTGCTTTGGGAATGGTAGATATTGGGGGGTGTTTCAtcatgaaaataaaattattttttgataattttctccTGTCTGTTTTCTCCATCCTAGCCATATGTTTCAAGAAGCTGGAGGTTTATAGACCCTCCTGTTGCCACCTACGCAATGTGGTATTTTTAGTAGGTGTCCATTTTAATGGGATCacatctatttttttgtctagCTTGAATAATTGGGTTCAGGGAGCACAGAGGGAGATTGCTTCCCTGCCGGGCGAGGGCAGCCAGCTAGCCAAGCAAGGCACGTTAGCAGCGCAAGGCATGTCAGCCGCGCAAAGCACGATAGCTGCGCAAAGCATGTCAGCCGCTCAAAGTACGATAGCCGCTCAAGGGAGAAACACACCAGATGACGCTGCCGGGGGAGTGAAAACGGGAGGAAGCTTCAGAGGGAAAAGTATCATCCCGAGGAAGTGgatcaataaaaatttttttagagAATACCAAAAGTGcattcatcattttgtagACTACCTAATTTACTATctcaaaaaatgcataaatgtaTCGAATACCAATctgatgaagaagaatatcGAGAACACCAAAAGGATGTACCTTTCGCAGTTCTTTGAGGAGCACCGACTTGTCGACATTAGGAAGAAGGACAAGCTGCTGTTTAGACTGCTAGACGATTTGTACTTGGACCAGGGGAGGATCATCCCACGGGTGTACCACGCGGGCGGGGAAGACGGGGCAGACCAGGCAGACCGAGCAGACCGAGCAGACCGAGCAGACCACGCAAACCGAGCAGACCGAGCAGACCACGCAAACCGAGCAGACCACCCAAACCACGCAAACCAGCTGGATGGTACGGACGAGAGGGACGTACTCTGTGAAGGGGACAGGAGAGGCTGCTTCACGGATTTCCCCTACGCAGGGGCGCCATTTTCAAAGAAGGAGTTACAAAAACTGAGGAGCAGCCTACAACTCCCTCCACAAGCAGGAAGAGAAAGGGGTATCTTCTTCGAAGGTACAGGGGAATCGAACGAGACACGTGAGAACATCAGCAATGGCGTTTTCTCCAACCGTGGGGGGAACGTGCATAAGTATCGCAAACAAATCACCGCGCTTTTGAGAAGAATCGACTTTAAGGGTGATAAAACTTCATCGCGGAAGCGGAGAGCTAGCAGAATCAATCGCGTCGATGGTACCCCCGGTGGCCTCTTCCAGCTGGACGAAGACCTAATCCGAAAGCGAGTCTTCTCAGTGGATAAAACACTGCTGGAAAGGCATGAATCCGAATTTGAGGGTCTCCTCAAGAAGCAAGCCTACTTCACCAACAAGAACTGGTTCAGGTGTTACCTCCAGAAGGATGCGTACGACTTTGTGAACCCCTTTTATTTGGGGAAGGAACTGTACAGGGATATATTACTGAGCAGGAATCACATCTACTACAACAACTGCGACGTGGAGATGAACAGCTTAAAACAGATTCTGAAGCGGTACGAACCCGTGTGCTCATCCTACGTGATGGATGGACAGGAGCTCTGCTGCAGCGTCATTGACTGCCTCTTTGTTTTGAGGAATTGCGCCCACGTGGATCTGACCGAGGACTCGTCCCTCCTCCGCACCTTTTTAGTGATCAGCGGGGATGCCTCATCCAGcgtcttctccttcttctccaaGTTCGGGACTGGTTCTCGCGTCCAGCTGCAGGGATGGGACAGCCAAGTCGGTGTCAGCGGCGAGGGCAGCGGCGAGGGCGGCGACAGTGTACGTGGCAACGGTAGCGACAGTGCAG gtcCCCGAGACGGCGCCCCCCTCCTAAACGTGCAGGAGCTGTACCAAAAGAAAACCCCCTACAAATACTTCAGTGAGATATTGAAAGACAAACTGGAAGACCAAAAAAACGTTTGCTCTCTCGTATTCATAGATCTCAACACGCAGCTCTTTCAAAACTATGTGCATGTAgttgaaaaggaaataaaaacgaagaacTACTTCGTGTCTAGCTTGATCATAAGTTTCAATTActtgcaaaaggggggtagtCTTATTATTCACTTGAGCAGTGCCATGACTTTTTTCACAGCCGGTTTGCTCTACATATTAGTGTGTGCCTTTGAGCGAGTGGATTTCTTTCTCCCTCCCTCCTGTGATGATCTCGAGTTGggattttatatttattgtgACACGTTTGGTGGGAACTACGTGTACAGGCACTACGTGCAGTTCCTGTGGGAGGCTCTGATATGTAATCAGTATGTGGAAGAAAAGGTTCCATGTAGTGCTACCACCGTGTCGGTCAACccaggaggggaagaagttagcacgatgaagaagaagaagaagggagaTGTATACCTCTCCGTTCCCCTGTTCTTTCTCATGAACAGAAATTTGGTTAATCTGCTGAAGCGATTtaactctttttatttttcccatcacTTGAACATTTGTATGCAGTTTTTAAGAGagccaaaatttttttatcataatcgGACGTTAATCAAGTGTCTCGtgactcatttttttcgagcGTATGTTTTACCTGAGGAGTTGGGTAGATCCTTTGGCCGTGTCTTCAAATCGGTGAGCATTCACTGTGACGAGGATGGTAGTGACTTGCTTGACAGTGGTGAGGATGGTAGTGACTTGTTGGACAGTGGTGAGGATGGTAGTGGCCTGCTTGACAGTGGTGAGGATGGTAGTGACCTGCTGGACAGTGGTGAGGAAGTCAAACTGGGGAGGAACCAGAAGAAGAATAGGCAAAAGGTTAGGGGCACCACGGGCAGAAGCCGCAGTCTCAGTCGCAGTCGCAGCAGTGGAGGTAGTGGTGATGAGCGCGTGGCGAACGAGGAAAGCGAATTGCACCGCTCCTCTAGTGAATCGAATTACTCCCTGGCCTTTGAGTACAAAAATATCCCCAGCGAAATATCTGTGTCAGAGACGGCTTGGGGAGACAGCTCGTAG
- a CDS encoding hypothetical protein (putative), with product ALGKLLLRGNRRWPSGVSPLDKWGNAASGGNVGEVGDDVHNMIDPPLEADEEYPSYVQPNEKNSCTRWAESWENANVKIKDKEEKEKRGYNATPPVSDNPAYTVPYRYKVVIPTRRKKGKLISDVNKQNRGEKGKGGASSNEPNDPEENIKEEYSRDVSNQLSYSDFVGFRNPTLETVDNYRYWQDSGFKKFLHRTFPIKLPEHRTLNPLLREYIYFLHSLDPFRFSVKKLSERYFLSQKCIQSIYKEESVKRFLRENQLCDEQTKRISKKEAVSKIKELIYAKKLGYKDIGDFENVHNEEDQFQGHKNTFDVINRQVIQVESISAFPLPDRRDPVPKRVDVDIPVANSANVKIMNWVNPNDKVVF from the coding sequence GCACTCGGGAAACTGCTGCTGCGCGGCAATAGAAGATGGCCGAGCGGTGTGTCCCCACTCGACAAATGGGGGAATGCTGCCAGTGGCGGCAACGTCGGCGAAGTGGGAGATGATGTGCACAATATGATAGATCCCCCGTTAGAAGCGGACGAGGAGTATCCATCGTATGTGCAACCGAATGAGAAGAACAGCTGTACAAGGTGGGCCGAAAGCtgggaaaatgcaaatgtaAAGATAAAGgataaggaggaaaaagaaaaaagaggttACAATGCTACCCCCCCAGTTAGTGATAACCCAGCGTACACAGTTCCCTACAGATACAAAGTGGTCATTCCGACGagacgaaaaaagggaaaacttATTTCAGATGTGAATAAGCAGAATAGAGGAGAGAAAGGCAAAGGAGGAGCATCCTCAAATGAACCCAACGACCCTgaggaaaacataaaagagGAATACAGTCGAGATGTGAGCAACCAACTTAGTTACTCCGATTTCGTAGGGTTCAGAAATCCAACCCTAGAGACAGTGGACAACTACAGATACTGGCAAGATAGTggattcaaaaaatttttgcatcgAACCTTTCCAATAAAATTACCTGAACATAGAACATTGAATCCATTGTTGAGAGAGTATATTTACTTTCTTCATTCCTTGGATCCGTTTCGATTTTCCGTAAAGAAGCTGAGCGAGAGGTACTTCCTCTCCCAGAAGTGTATCCAATCTATTTACAAGGAGGAAAGTGTCAAGCGATTTCTTCGAGAAAATCAGTTATGCGATGAACAGACAAAACGaattagcaaaaaggaagcagtctcaaaaattaaagaattgATTTATGCTAAAAAATTAGGTTACAAGGACATTGGTGACTTTGAGAACGTCCATAATGAAGAGGATCAATTTCAGGGACACAAGAACACCTTCGATGTTATTAATAGGCAGGTTATTCAGGTGGAGTCCATCAGTGCCTTTCCATTGCCTGACCGGCGGGACCCCGTGCCCAAGCGCGTGGACGTCGACATCCCCGTGGCGAACTCTGCCAACGTTAAAATTATGAACTGGGTCAACCCGAACGACAAGGTCGTTTTT
- a CDS encoding hypothetical protein (putative) — translation MRSLKKAVNRWGLAAATPPLGSRKDSQMEEHMSNEEIIKFFEENKNMNIDKLYNMVKNLSRKKMEERKKIVEDDKFLSILEEIENRISIMNTRYLCNFALRLASLSINNDDIKKLLTKISDQVLKKMNVNPRDLVGICFALSLCNNVNEYFFEHVKKETISNIDAYTPTLLTQLLESMRLSQNLDIELTNLIIEKMCEEIDRFTTKDVTLALKTLSMAGIPRGFLIRRLCNLVFDNISHFHHSALVNILYNLTKLKFTTTNHIDVIYKNVEEHLEDCNVTTMCELLYTFYMNEINEENKIRKIFDHIQYDHFNTTKTAVIIDFVHAATYYKNYIDREKLTKLIDLLFQRNVPKSLTLIAKIREPIYFLSGDEQFMFDLNNVSPSWLNAMNDFLRIDHEKLQALKTFHEVQNVLNTIAPNFKLNFVPLQIVNSFSVDFIENEKKIIIDLDTIVRHTSFQMKHKHFEKLGYKTAKIHFWKWRKCRSEKEQQNYLSDIIYSVTDRRASATEEPAGESGQEKKISASQG, via the exons ATGAGAAGTTTGAAGAAGGCCGTGAACCGATGGGGCTTGGCGGCGGCGACGCCCCCCCTAGGAAGCCGGAAG GACAGCCAAATGGAAGAACACATGAGCAACGAAGAAATCATCAAATTTTtcgaagaaaataaaaatatgaacatagACAAGCTGTACAACATggtgaaaaatttaagtagaaaaaaaatggaggaaagaaaaaaaattgtggaggACGATAAATTTCTCAGCATCCTTGAAGAAATCGAAAATAGAATAAGCATAATGAACACGAGGTACCTGTGCAATTTTGCCCTACGGTTGGCTAGCCTGTCCATAAATAatgatgatataaaaaaattattgaccAAAATAAGTGACcaggttttaaaaaaaatgaatgtgaATCCTCGAGACTTGGTTGGAATATGTTTTGCGTTAAGTTTGTGCAATAATGTGAAtgagtatttttttgaacatgtgaaaaaggaaaccaTTTCCAACATCGATGCGTACACTCCGACGTTGCTAACACAGTTACTGGAGAGTATGAGACTTTCCCAAAATTTGGATATCGAATTAACCAATTTGATTatcgaaaaaatgtgtgaagAAATCGATCGATTTACAACAAAAGACGTAACACTCGCATTGAAGACGTTGTCAATGGCTGGCATCCCGCGAGGTTTTCTCATCAGACGTCTATGCAATCTCGTATTTGACAATATATCTCACTTTCATCACTCCGCGttggtaaatattttatacaatttaACTAAACTGAAATTCACCACGACAAATCATATTGATgtgatttacaaaaatgtagaagaacATTTGGAAGACTGTAACGTCACGACGATGTGTGAATTGCTGTACACTTTTTACATGAacgaaataaatgaagaaaataaaattcgcAAAATTTTTGATCATATACAATATGACCATTTTAATACGACCAAAACGGCTGTCATCATCGATTTTGTGCATGCCGCTACGTATTACAAGAATTACATAGATAGGGAAAAGTTAACCAAATTAATTGACTTGCTGTTCCAGCGGAATGTGCCCAAGTCGCTCACACTCATTGCCAAGATAAGGGAGcccatatattttctttcagGGGATGAACAATTTATGTTCGACTTGAACAACGTATCCCCCTCGTGGCTAAATGCCATGAATGACTTCCTCCGAATTGACCACGAAAAACTGCAAGCATTGAAAACATTTCATGAAGTACAAAATGTGCTAAATACAATTGCgccaaattttaaattaaattttgttcccttaCAAATTGTCAATTCGTTCTCTGTTGATTTTatcgaaaatgaaaaaaaaatcatcatcGATTTGGACACCATTGTGAGGCATACATCGTTCCAAATGAAACACAAGcactttgaaaaattggGATATAAAACTGCCAAAATTCACTTTtggaaatggagaaaatgtaGATCGGAAAAAGAACAACAGAACTATTTGTCTGACATCATTTACTCCGTCACCGATAGACGGGCAAGCGCCACGGAGGAGCCCGCCGGGGAAAGTGGccaggaaaagaaaatcagCGCTTCACAGGGGTGA
- a CDS encoding hypothetical protein (putative): MGCSKKRNNELLFPVAKLQKHFPPIEWWQGKEILHKIQKKNQRKFEKNPCDSLWGKFINCLRKYPHTFSKCRIEGTRYLQCLSSINQAEAIDKPTNYVKVLEYFKIFNETSRFKYKKPELTDYSFSQSWPFCSEKGDAQDGGDKGGV, translated from the coding sequence ATGGGCTGCAGCAAAAAGAGGAATAACGAGTTGTTATTTCCAGTTGCGAAGCTGCAGAAGCATTTCCCCCCAATTGAATGGTGGCaggggaaagaaattttgcacaaaattcagaaaaaaaatcaaaggaAGTTTGAGAAAAATCCGTGTGATAGTTTATGGGGGAAATTTATCAACTGCTTGAGGAAGTACCCGCACACCTTTTCCAAGTGCAGAATAGAAGGCACGCGGTATTTGCAATGTCTATCGTCCATTAACCAGGCGGAAGCAATAGATAAGCCCACGAATTATGTAAAGGTGTTGgagtattttaaaattttcaacgaGACCAGCAGATTTAAGTACAAGAAGCCGGAGCTGACGGACTATTCCTTTTCGCAGAGTTGGCCTTTTTGCAGCGAGAAGGGCGACGCGCAGGACGGGGGCGACAAGGGGGGCGTT
- a CDS encoding hypothetical protein (putative), with amino-acid sequence MACDRNGLSGGSINQLHSFGHNFCEHRYQRHQHQHQHQRHQYQQQQQHPCLSIILGNTVYRMTSEGAVKLKDNQWDVSNYKNEKLVTLDQVQVNNAVNIDHCEGTTFVIENDKIKSLAMHKCVKCNVVLKNLISSIEIINSSKVKIQVLGKCSSLSIDKSTGVQIYLSKENTESEFTTALSSEMNVHVENENGEWTEITIPEQFQHRLANGKLHTRVSDLYTF; translated from the exons ATGGCCTGCGATCGAAACGGCCTTTCCGGCGGCAGCATAAATCAACTGCATTCTTTTGGTCACAACTTTTGTGAG CACCGGTACCAGCGGCACCAGCACCAGCACCAGCACCAGCGGCACCAGTaccagcagcagcagcagcacccCTGTTTAAGCATCATTTTGGGTAACACGGTTTACAGGATGACTAGCGAAGGAG CTGTCAAACTGAAGGACAACCAGTGGGACGTGTCCAACTACAAGAACGAAAAACTGGTGACACTAGATCAAGTGCAAGTAAACAACGCAGTGAACATAGACCACTGTGAAGGAACCACATTCGTAAtcgaaaatgataaaattaaatcgCTAGCTATGCACAAATGCGTTAAGTGTAACGTTGTCTTAAAAAATCTGATTTCATCAATCGAAATAATTAATTCCAGTAAAGTGAAGATACAGGTTTTGGGTAAAtgttcttccctttcgaTTGACAAATCTACGGGAGTGCAAATTTATCTCTCCAAGGAGAACACAGAGTCGGAGTTCACCACAGCACTGTCATCCGAAATGAATGTCCacgtagaaaatgaaaatggagAGTGGACAGAAATTACCATTCCGGAACAGTTCCAACATCGCCTAGCGAATGGAAAGCTCCACACAAGGGTATCAGATCTGTACACATTTTGA